The Marinilongibacter aquaticus genome has a window encoding:
- a CDS encoding LytTR family DNA-binding domain-containing protein, whose amino-acid sequence MGTLILPGQERVEADKILYLESESNYTIIHKTNSPKKVIAAKSLCYIQEGLNPLDFIRINRRQVININMIGDFWGEKGFLNIQLRNGPLCRTSRRRTVDVMKSIFSQKDKKRLSVS is encoded by the coding sequence ATGGGTACACTTATACTTCCTGGGCAAGAAAGAGTGGAAGCAGACAAAATCCTGTATCTGGAAAGTGAAAGCAATTACACCATAATTCACAAAACCAATTCTCCCAAAAAAGTGATCGCTGCCAAAAGCCTTTGCTATATACAAGAGGGCCTGAACCCTTTGGATTTTATTCGTATCAACAGAAGACAGGTGATCAACATAAACATGATCGGTGACTTTTGGGGCGAAAAAGGCTTTCTCAATATCCAGCTCAGAAACGGCCCGCTTTGCCGCACATCCAGAAGAAGAACCGTGGATGTCATGAAATCCATTTTTTCGCAAAAAGATAAAAAACGTCTGTCTGTGAGCTGA
- a CDS encoding ATP-binding protein, translating into MAQPIVLNEGSTHRNITSHCLLFEDSSQASTPKALIDLPFRPMGKRGVYILPFSNDALWLKFDVKNETDRNEWVFFWDNSLLEEISIFRVDAAGNTLATHSLEPYAEQKEAAFQGHEPHFSFQLPKDSLNHFFLKIKSRRSHVGSLHIYEASKFHAFQMRDLSFRAMVSGMMILRLILVFSITLFLIREHKIKAYSVVIIGRTIAYWSLLNIFGPFFSEVSETVEKINYVGYSLAPFYSSIFILTILPMKQIPRIFRWAMYGIMLSNLLQVSYTLYDFSAANMKFTIYFIVYSSLVIYILYIYCFVKRVNTYFFYSLPFLLGNLSYFIMNARLLGWLHFPGIFAMASFFFLSEFFVFIFFIGKIFRSFEREKIEAEQQLKFETRQKERLKELDNLKTKFFTTISHELRTPLTLIAGPLAEITKKYPSDQFVKLLKSNVSKLQKLVNEILDIQKLEAGKARPKIIHSDFNIFAKRIVDSFESHAQSKNIALFFESKETEFDCYFDQESLEKILNNLISNALKFTPSGGEVTVSTQAKLKNTVLHFTVKDNGKGIGKAHLPYVFDRFYRVADSSGEIVEGTGIGLSLVKELVLQHKGHIEIDSQLKKGTCFVVEIPVDFESWKSYVVSQESETEQAVLPQSARNTNTEADDDKAKILLIEDNTEMRLYISELLKSTYDLTEAANGLEGLEKANLQVPDIIITDLMMPEMHGTELARRIRANEATSHIPIVMLTARSDKESRLENLKTGIDQYLTKPFDAEELKVVLSMCLENRERSRKAFEKGTVDQTAPEQKSEKDFIQKLRTYLEENHGNSTLTVSDMANHMHISDTQLRRKLKYLTKHTPNEYLRKFRLQKAESLFKHTDKSVSEVAFEVGFENLSYFSKTFQTEFGQLPSEYQNA; encoded by the coding sequence ATGGCTCAGCCCATTGTGCTGAATGAGGGAAGCACTCACCGAAACATCACTTCCCATTGCCTTCTTTTTGAGGACAGTAGCCAAGCCAGTACACCAAAAGCACTCATCGACCTGCCCTTTCGACCTATGGGGAAAAGAGGCGTATATATACTGCCGTTTAGTAATGACGCACTTTGGCTGAAATTCGATGTAAAGAATGAAACCGACCGGAACGAGTGGGTCTTTTTCTGGGACAACTCATTGCTTGAAGAAATTTCGATTTTCCGAGTAGATGCGGCAGGCAATACGCTTGCCACCCATTCGCTCGAGCCCTATGCCGAACAGAAAGAGGCGGCTTTCCAAGGGCATGAACCCCATTTCAGTTTTCAATTGCCAAAGGATAGCCTCAACCATTTCTTTCTTAAAATCAAAAGCCGAAGAAGCCATGTCGGCTCCTTGCATATTTATGAGGCCTCGAAATTCCATGCGTTTCAAATGCGGGATTTGAGTTTCAGAGCCATGGTTAGCGGCATGATGATCTTGCGGTTGATTTTGGTCTTCAGCATCACACTTTTCCTAATCAGAGAACACAAAATAAAAGCCTATTCGGTGGTGATCATTGGCCGAACAATCGCCTATTGGTCTTTGCTCAATATTTTTGGCCCATTCTTTTCGGAAGTATCCGAAACCGTTGAAAAAATAAATTACGTGGGCTACAGCTTAGCTCCTTTCTACAGCAGCATTTTCATTCTCACCATACTGCCCATGAAACAAATTCCCAGAATTTTCCGCTGGGCAATGTACGGCATAATGTTGAGCAATCTGCTCCAAGTTTCGTACACTTTGTACGATTTCAGTGCGGCGAACATGAAATTCACGATCTACTTTATCGTTTACAGTTCGCTGGTCATTTATATATTGTACATCTATTGTTTTGTCAAAAGAGTAAACACCTATTTCTTTTATTCCCTGCCCTTTTTGTTGGGCAACCTCAGCTATTTCATCATGAATGCACGCCTGCTCGGCTGGCTGCATTTTCCGGGAATCTTTGCCATGGCTTCCTTCTTTTTCCTCTCAGAATTCTTCGTTTTCATATTCTTTATCGGAAAAATATTCAGGAGTTTCGAACGCGAAAAGATCGAAGCCGAACAGCAATTGAAATTCGAAACTCGGCAAAAAGAACGACTGAAGGAGTTGGACAATTTAAAAACGAAATTCTTCACCACCATTTCGCACGAACTACGCACACCGCTCACATTGATCGCGGGCCCACTCGCCGAGATCACCAAAAAATACCCAAGCGACCAGTTCGTCAAATTACTGAAAAGCAATGTCTCGAAATTGCAGAAATTGGTGAATGAAATTTTGGATATCCAAAAACTGGAAGCCGGTAAAGCCAGACCAAAAATCATCCATTCCGATTTCAATATTTTCGCCAAACGCATTGTCGATTCGTTCGAAAGCCATGCCCAATCCAAAAACATTGCACTTTTCTTCGAATCGAAAGAAACCGAATTCGACTGCTATTTCGATCAGGAAAGTTTGGAAAAAATACTGAACAACCTGATTTCCAATGCATTGAAATTCACCCCTTCGGGCGGTGAAGTTACCGTATCTACACAGGCCAAACTTAAAAACACCGTGCTGCACTTCACGGTAAAAGACAACGGAAAAGGCATTGGAAAAGCACATTTGCCCTATGTCTTCGATCGCTTCTATCGGGTGGCCGACAGCTCGGGCGAAATTGTGGAAGGCACGGGCATTGGCCTCTCACTTGTAAAAGAGCTGGTTTTGCAGCACAAAGGACACATTGAGATCGACAGCCAATTGAAAAAAGGCACGTGTTTTGTCGTTGAAATACCTGTAGATTTTGAAAGCTGGAAAAGCTATGTCGTATCGCAGGAAAGCGAAACCGAGCAAGCTGTACTCCCGCAATCCGCTCGAAATACAAATACAGAAGCCGATGACGACAAAGCCAAAATTTTGCTCATTGAAGACAATACGGAGATGCGTCTTTACATCAGCGAATTGCTTAAATCGACATACGATCTGACCGAAGCCGCCAACGGACTGGAAGGGCTGGAAAAAGCAAACCTTCAAGTACCCGATATTATCATCACCGATTTGATGATGCCCGAAATGCACGGCACCGAACTGGCCCGTAGAATCAGAGCCAACGAGGCCACGAGCCATATTCCGATTGTGATGCTTACTGCACGGTCTGACAAAGAATCGCGGTTGGAAAACTTGAAAACTGGCATTGACCAATACCTCACCAAACCTTTTGATGCGGAAGAGCTTAAAGTTGTACTTTCTATGTGCCTGGAAAACCGCGAACGCAGCAGAAAAGCGTTTGAAAAAGGTACGGTAGACCAGACGGCCCCCGAGCAAAAAAGTGAAAAGGACTTCATTCAAAAACTGAGAACTTACCTCGAAGAAAACCACGGGAACTCTACGCTGACTGTCAGCGATATGGCGAATCATATGCACATAAGCGACACACAATTGCGAAGAAAACTCAAGTACCTGACCAAACATACACCAAACGAATACCTCAGGAAATTCAGGCTACAGAAAGCCGAAAGCCTTTTTAAACATACCGACAAATCGGTTTCGGAAGTGGCTTTTGAAGTGGGCTTTGAAAACCTCTCCTATTTTTCCAAAACTTTCCAAACAGAATTCGGGCAACTGCCTTCGGAATACCAAAACGCCTAA